Proteins co-encoded in one Lysobacter solisilvae genomic window:
- a CDS encoding MBL fold metallo-hydrolase, with the protein MHSNNAVYLKPQAKLEPLSCGWYAWPYLIAPAQLAMNLNFRLLPLLESFVSNPATHVAANADPKMYGGPFVSLAMEDVGRVEQLMADTRRRCAPLLTFAQDYKEFSSQLETEAGGYSLNGFYAKLPPSLRGLVECLYDTNDHAHVRLFEDLVYDEAMTAGTQEILLQLTGEQDRHFFMSTPRLDGPDSLRLPLAFADGRLDALARMRTQPRPFQEIVDLLGVAAEDVATFAQFFTPDAPARSGVPRYTGEGVRMRYFGHACVLLETKETAVLFDPMVAFETKNDGRYTFCDLPEFIDHVVLTHSHQDHFCAEMLIQLRHRIGQVIVPSNNSGNIADPSMKLQLQALGFDDIQVLDAFERVEIPGGEILSLPFTGEHADLSIFSKQAIALTLKGRKIAFLIDSDGVDGMLYERLMRRIGPVDALFLGMECHGAPLAWLYEPLLGKPVSRRNNESRRLSGADCERASNVLSQVKPPRVFVYAMGQEPWLQYMMGLKYEPDSIQLIESDKLLAQCRQSGIEAERLYLSREVEFEAAQAPPRARVVDPVAGSAAASAQLAPA; encoded by the coding sequence ATGCATTCGAACAACGCGGTGTACCTCAAACCCCAGGCCAAGCTCGAGCCCCTGTCCTGCGGGTGGTACGCGTGGCCGTACCTCATCGCGCCCGCGCAGCTGGCGATGAACCTCAACTTCCGGCTCCTCCCGTTGCTGGAGTCGTTCGTTTCCAATCCCGCCACGCACGTGGCCGCCAACGCGGATCCGAAGATGTACGGCGGCCCCTTCGTGAGCCTGGCGATGGAGGACGTGGGCCGGGTCGAGCAGCTGATGGCCGACACGCGCCGGCGGTGCGCCCCGCTGCTGACCTTCGCGCAGGACTACAAGGAATTCTCCAGTCAGCTGGAGACCGAGGCGGGCGGCTACTCGCTCAATGGCTTCTACGCCAAGCTGCCGCCGTCGCTGCGCGGCCTGGTGGAATGCCTTTACGACACCAACGACCACGCGCACGTGCGCCTGTTCGAGGACCTGGTCTACGACGAAGCGATGACGGCCGGCACGCAGGAGATCCTCCTGCAGCTCACCGGCGAGCAGGACCGCCACTTCTTCATGAGCACGCCGCGCCTGGATGGTCCCGACAGCCTGCGGCTGCCGCTGGCCTTCGCCGATGGCCGCCTGGACGCCCTCGCCCGGATGCGCACGCAGCCGCGGCCGTTCCAGGAGATCGTCGACCTGCTTGGCGTGGCCGCGGAGGACGTCGCCACCTTCGCGCAGTTCTTCACCCCCGACGCGCCGGCGCGCAGCGGCGTGCCGCGCTACACGGGCGAAGGCGTGCGCATGCGCTACTTCGGCCATGCCTGCGTGCTGCTGGAAACGAAGGAGACGGCGGTGCTGTTCGACCCGATGGTCGCCTTCGAGACGAAGAACGATGGCCGCTACACCTTCTGCGACCTGCCCGAGTTCATCGACCATGTCGTGCTGACCCATTCGCACCAGGACCACTTCTGCGCGGAGATGCTGATCCAGCTGCGCCATCGCATCGGCCAGGTGATCGTCCCCTCCAACAACAGCGGCAATATCGCCGACCCGTCGATGAAGCTGCAGCTGCAGGCGCTCGGATTCGACGACATCCAGGTGCTGGATGCGTTCGAGCGCGTGGAGATTCCCGGCGGTGAGATCCTCAGCCTGCCATTTACCGGTGAACACGCCGACCTGAGCATCTTCAGCAAGCAGGCCATCGCGCTGACGCTCAAGGGCCGCAAGATCGCCTTCCTGATCGACTCCGACGGCGTCGACGGCATGCTTTACGAGCGGCTGATGCGCCGGATCGGGCCGGTGGATGCGCTGTTCCTGGGCATGGAATGCCACGGCGCGCCTTTGGCGTGGCTGTACGAGCCGTTGCTGGGCAAGCCGGTGAGCCGCCGCAACAACGAATCGCGCCGCCTGTCCGGCGCCGACTGCGAGCGCGCCTCGAACGTGCTCAGCCAGGTCAAGCCGCCGCGAGTGTTCGTGTATGCGATGGGGCAGGAGCCCTGGCTGCAATACATGATGGGACTGAAGTACGAGCCCGACAGCATCCAGCTCATCGAGTCCGACAAGCTGCTCGCCCAATGCCGGCAGTCGGGGATCGAAGCCGAGCGCCTGTACCTGAGCCGCGAGGTGGAGTTCGAGGCGGCGCAAGCGCCGCCGCGCGCGCGCGTGGTCGATCCGGTTGCAGGCAGCGCGGCCGCTTCGGCGCAGCTGGCGCCGGCCTGA